ATCTATCGCCCTGGAGTCAAGGAGCCGATCTCCACCACGGTTCAGACCTGCAAGATCACCTGGCACGTCTGGAAAGAAGCTTACCGCGTGGAAATTACGCAGCCTGGTTCACGGCAGCGGCGCTGGGTCGCGGCGCTGAGCGGCGTGCTGCGACGATGTGGTAAAGCGCGGTCATTGCTCGTCGCCGACCGTTCTCAGGCGTCACCGGGACAAGCCGTATACGCCGTGACGAAGGTGCAGGTGAATCCTGTGTCGGACGAAGTGCTCAAGCAGCTCAAGCGCTGGGTCTCGCGGCCTTCAGGTACGGGTACCGCCGCCCCCGGCGACGCGCTCTTCAGCACTTTCACCGGTCTCTTTCTTCAGCGCATCGGCAAAGCAGAGAAGGAACTCAACTTCAGCACTCCGGCGGTCGTGCCTCGAGAGAAGAAGAAAAAGAAGAAGAAATGAGCGTGTTCCCCGTAGGTCTAAAGCTCACTGGGCGACTGTGCATCGTGTTCGGAAGCGGAGCAGAACAGGCGCAGAGAGCAAAGGCGTGGCTGGACCAAGGCGCGCGAGTGCGCATCGTGGCTTCAACGCTGAGCCCGGATCTAGAGGGCGCACGAGCGCGCAGCGAGCTGGAGCATATTCCGCGCGGCTATGAGCAAGGCGATCTGCGCGAGGCGTGGTTGGCTGTGCTCGTGGACACGGACGAGGAGCTGGCGACGAGGATCTTCCAAGAGTCAGAGGAGCATCGAGTGTTCTTTTGTGCCGTCGACCAGCCTCAAGCGAGCTATTCCCACCTCGCTCAAGCCAAGGCCGGCGATCTGACGATCGCGATCTCCACCAATGGCCGCGCGCCGGCTCTGGGCCGTCGACTACGCCAGGAACTCGAGACGCTATTCGCCCGTAGCGACACCGCATCCCACGTCGCACGACTCGCCGCGCTGCGTGATGTGACACCGCCAAGTCGACGCCGGGAGGTGCTTGGGGCCGCCGTGAGCGAGGTACGTCTGACGGGTAACCTCAGCTTCGGCGCGGATCACTCGAAGGTGGGTGGCCCCTCGGATGGCGGTGGAACCGGGTAGGTCGCAAGGATTGCGAACAGGTAGTAGCGATACTGGTGCTGGATCGTGTCCCACTGCGCGGGCGGTAGGGATCGACTCACGCATTGGGTCGTACGCTTGGCCTGAGGGCCACGCCAGTCTCCACTTTGACCAGGAAAGACGCTGATTCGCTTCTTGTCGAAGTCGATCGACATCGCGAAGTTGATGCTCCCCTCCTTACCGGTCTTCGGCGCGCAGTCCACGTTGTCTTTGACCGCTTTGGCGAGGGCTTCTTCGAAGAAGGGGAGCTTGTCGCAGAGCGCTCCTTCTTGGCCCTTGGCCGCGGGAGAAGCGGAGCACTTCACTCGCTGCACAGGTCCGAGGCGCACTCGCTCCTCTTGAGTGCCCGCGTCGATCGCAAAGATCGGCAAGCTCGACGGAGCCAACGCTGCGGAAGCACTAGCGCTAGCGTTCGCAAGCGTGTGACCGCTTGGCCTTCTGAGGAAATAGAGCGGCAACGCGATAACGACGAGCGCGATGCAAACCGCCACGACGAGCTGCGCGCGCAGCGGGCGATCACCACCACCACTCCCGCCACTGCTACCGCCAACGCCGAGACGGCGGAGGCTGGGTTCACTGGGAACAGGAAAAGAGGGGCGGGTTCCAGGCATGCCTAAGTCGATCGACTTGGTTCGAGGCACCCAGCTGCTGGGTGACTATCCGCACGCTGCGGAGCTAGTGGTCTCGCGCTGGCTCGACCAGTGAAAAGGTTCGGGTCGGCGACGGACACTGCCCGCACGCCGCCCCGGCGCTAGCACAATCTCAGCTGTCGAGCAGCGAGTGCACCGGTTGTCCGGGTTCGGCTTTGACGATTGTCGCGGCCAAGTCAAGCGCCTCGGGCATTAGACCCTGCACCTGAGACACGACCTGTTCGACCACGTGTCGCGCTTCATCGATGCTAGGTCCGCTCATTGAAACAGCGAACTTGAGCGGGCTGATGCGTCCCGCGGTCGCCGGAGTAAGGCTCAACAGGAGCATCTCTGTAAGCTCCACGACTCGTTGCGCCGCACGACGCAGCGCCAGCATTTCCAAGATCGTGGGTCTTTCGCTTACCAGACGATTCGGACCCCGAACCTCATAGCGCGCGACGCTCAAGGGCACATCATTCCACTCGGAAAACTGCAGCTCATCTTGGAGGCTACGAATCAACTGATCGCGCTGTAGCAGTCCGGTGAGGCCATCGCGACGCCGCAGGTAGGCTTTCGCTCGTTCGTGCTGCGGCGAACCATTCTGAAAACTCACCAGCTTCACTCGGCATTCCCCGAGTTGAATCTCGTTGCCGTGAAGCAGGGTCACCGTCTTCTTACGGTCGAAGCTGTGGTCGGCATAC
This Polyangiaceae bacterium DNA region includes the following protein-coding sequences:
- a CDS encoding DUF4390 domain-containing protein, with amino-acid sequence MLLTFMTLSGVSPRPAHAQDKDKDEAKEQRRRARFHWDADKKGLYMSVSFTDIVDDEIQKKLKRGLPTTIVFTGTIYRPGVKEPISTTVQTCKITWHVWKEAYRVEITQPGSRQRRWVAALSGVLRRCGKARSLLVADRSQASPGQAVYAVTKVQVNPVSDEVLKQLKRWVSRPSGTGTAAPGDALFSTFTGLFLQRIGKAEKELNFSTPAVVPREKKKKKKK